One segment of Argiope bruennichi chromosome 11, qqArgBrue1.1, whole genome shotgun sequence DNA contains the following:
- the LOC129956726 gene encoding golgin subfamily A member 6-like protein 22 codes for MDEKEKASDFEEEKSENILISEKDQSQTEEKIPQEVNSNKEKLIADVMKSSKERENLLRKNEVLQRKLFMFIKASADKEYFQSLELPQNANADTYQKIMRQLDDKLDQIEKDKEEIIAKQESLKQKISEKEDEWKELNKSFVELKTRIAQQSVNTDTGERYTKEEVDELLRREEDARKNLEDSQLQSIRKKRLLEELLEEKKNLVEGPLDFGEFEIMCTGTENNIEVVKQLKEEIKSYVKKASDVVNILNHMKQKVHSMQTKKVVVQQKEMALELKLTEMRNKLFQEKMKYANMNQKNEELQHKSILLRHPRLIEDYKNLITEQEEGKKELEELKRTYKAVMKIVSEDDKRYHSS; via the exons ATGGACGAAAAAGAGAAAGCTTCtgattttgaagaagaaaaaagtgaaaatattttgatttcagaaaaagatCAGAGTCAAACTGAAGAGAAAATACCACAAGAAGTTAATTCGAATAAGGAAAAATTGATTGCCGATGTTATG AAATCAAGCAAAGAAAGAGAAAACCTTTTGAGGAAGAACGAAGTACTTCAgcgtaaattatttatgtttataaaagcaTCTGCAGATAAA GAATATTTCCAATCTTTGGAGCTGCCTCAAAATGCTAATGCTgacac ATATCAAAAGATCATGC GGCAACTGGATGACAAATTGGATCAGATTGAAAAAGATAAAGAGGAAATTATTGCAAAGCAAGAATCTTTGAAGCAGAAAATAAGCGAGAAAGAAGACGagtggaaagaattaaataaatcgtTTGTCGAATTGAAGACAAGAATTGCTCAACAATCTGTAAATACTGATACAGGTGAAAGATATACTAAAgag GAAGTGGACGAGCTTTTAAGAAGAGAAGAAGATGCGAGGAAGAATTTAGAAGACTCCCAATTGCAGTCCATTAGGAAGAAGCGCTTATTAGAAGAATTATTGGAGGAGAAGAAAAATTTA gttgaaGGGCCCTTAGATTTTGGAGAATTCGAAATAATGTGCACAGGAACAGAAAACAATATTGAAGTGGTGAAACAATTGAAGGAG GAAATTAAAAGTTATGTGAAAAAGGCATCAGACGTGGTGAATATCTTGAATCATATGAAACAGAAAGTGCATTCCATGCAAACAAAGAAAGTGGTTGTTCAACAGAAGGAGATGGCACTGGAGTTGAAGTTAACAGAG atgaGAAATAAGCTATTTcaagagaaaatgaaatatgcCAATATGAACCAAAAGAATGAAGAACTTCAGCACAAATCTATTCTCCTTCGACACCCGAGACTCATAGAAGATTACAAGAATTTGATAACAGAGCAAGAAGAAGGTAAAAAAGAATTAGAGGAACTCAAACGTACATACAAAGCTGTGATGAAAATAGTGTCTGAAGATGACAAGAGATATCACTCATCATAA
- the LOC129957707 gene encoding thymidine kinase, cytosolic-like yields the protein MPVRNMFGIVPARVFDISWRVFLRKSVVLEHCAIVPLCFYFFLNKRYFSKPKKMLILGYDNGNLNNPSRQKGQIQVIFGPMFSGKTTELIRRLRRYQIAKHKCLIVKYAKDVRYDADNIATHDRQCLSAVCATTLTDLKNTASNYSVIGIDEGQFFPDTVSFAEEMANNGKIVIVAALDGTFQRKAFGDILQLVPLAESVIKLTAVCMLCFDEASFTKRIGTETQVEIIGGTDKYMAVCRKCYNLDPKSATPQNSPEPSDPEESGDSSS from the exons ATGCCGGTGAGAAACATGTTTGGAATTGTTCCAGCGCGCGTTTTCGATATCAGTTGGCGGGTATTCTTAAGAAAGTCGGTAGTATTAGAACACTGTGCTATTGTTCCGCtttgtttctatttctttttaaataaacgatatttttcaaaaccgaaaaaaatgttgattttaggTTATGATAATGGGAATTTAAACAACCCATCTCGACAGAAAGGCCAAATAcaa gtTATATTTGGACCAATGTTTTCTGGTAAAAC AACTGAATTAATTCGTCGATTGAGACGGTATCAGATTGCAAAGCATAAGTGCTTGATTGTTAAATATGCCAAAGACGTAAGATATGATGCTGATAATATAGCAACTCATGATAG gcAATGTCTCTCAGCTGTTTGTGCAACAACTTTAACCGATCTGAAAAATACTGCTTCAAATTACAGTGTCATTGGAATTGATGAAGGGCAGTTT tttCCAGATACAGTTTCATTTGCTGAAGAAATGGCTAATAATGGCAAAATAGTCATTGTTGCTGCACTTgatggaacatttcaaagaaag gcCTTTGGTGATATTCTACAGTTGGTTCCCTTAGCTGAAAGTGTCATAAAATTAACTGCAGTGTGTATGCTGTGTTTTGATGAAGCATCTTTTACTAAAAGAATAGGCACTGAAACTCAA GTTGAAATAATTGGTGGTACTGACAAATATATGGCTGTGTGTCGAAAGTGTTATAACTTGGATCCCAAGTCAGCGACACCTCAAAATTCACCTGAACCTAGTGACCCAGAAGAAAGTGGCGACTCTTCTTCTTAA